A single window of Apodemus sylvaticus chromosome 4, mApoSyl1.1, whole genome shotgun sequence DNA harbors:
- the Rusc1 gene encoding AP-4 complex accessory subunit RUSC1 isoform X3 has product MAEAQSGTGQLQEQKKGLLIAVSASVDKIISHFGAARNLVQKAQLGDSRLSPDVGHLVLTTLCPALHALVADGLKPFRKDLITGQRRSSPWSVVEASVKPGSCTQSVGSLYSQVSRLAPLSSSRSRFHAFILGLLNTKQLELWFSGLQEDAGLLSLLYLPTGFFSLARGSCPSLATELLLLLQPLSVLSFHLDLLFEHHHHLPLGLQQAPAPSGPPPALQQTMQAVLHWGGRLAQSLRRTSGEATADSSSPSTRPPPGSWWDQLTQASRVYASGGTEGLPLLRWGPRQHGTTAEGAQEAPPPTEQTTPGRSVWLGRLFGVPGCPSETESGAFKSRRPSSWLPPTVSVLALVKRGTPSETRPEELVDSPASMVPGDRAVRALCDHTAAGPGQLSFQRGEVLRVIATVDEDWLCCGRDGVEGLVPVGYTSLVL; this is encoded by the exons ATGGCAGAAGCCCAGAGTGGGACTGGCCAGCTGCAGGAGCAGAAGAAAG GTCTCCTGATAGCTGTCAGCGCTTCAGTGGACAAAATCATCTCGCATTTCGGGGCTGCTAGGAACTTGGTTCAGAAG GCTCAACTGGGGGATAGCCGGCTGAGCCCGGATGTGGGGCATCTGGTATTGACCACCCTCTGCCCGGCCCTCCATGCTCTGGTGGCTGATGGGCTGAAGCCATTCCGGAAGGACCTCATCACTGGACAGCGCAGGAGCAGCCCTTGGAGCGTGGTGGAGGCATCTGTGAAACCTG GTTCCTGCACACAGTCCGTGGGATCCCTGTACAGCCAGGTCAGCCGACTGGCCCCGCTGAGCAGCAGCCGCAGCCGCTTCCACGCTTTCATCTTGGGCCTCCTCAA cACCAAACAGTTGGAGCTGTGGTTTTCCGGCCTCCAGGAGGATGCAG GCCTGCTGTCCCTCTTGTATCTGCCCACCGGATTCTTCTCCCTGGCGCGCGGCAGCTGCCCATCCCTGGCTACcgagctgctgcttctgctgcagcCGCTGTCTGTGCTCTCCTTCCACCTGGACCTGCTCTTcgagcaccaccaccacctgccccTGGGCCTGCAGCAGGCTCCCGCCCCTTCGGGCCCCCCTCCTGCCCTGCAGCAGACTATGCAAGCTGTGCTGCACTGGGGGGGACGCTTGGCTCAGAGTCTCCGACGGACTTCAGGGGAGGCCACTGCAGACTCTTCAAGCCCCTCCACACGCCCTCCGCCAGGCAGCTGGTGGGATCAGCTGACCCAGGCTTCCCGGGTCTACGCCTCTGGAGGCACTGAGGGCTTGCCTCTTCTCCGGTGGGGACCCAGGCAACACGGAACTACAGCTGAGGGTGCACAGGAGGCACCTCCACCCACGGAGCAAACCACGCCAGGCAGAAGCGTGTGGTTGGGGCGGCTATTTGGTGTGCCCGGGTGCCCCTCAGAAACTGAGAGTGGAGCCTTCAAGTCTAG GAGACCGTCCAGCTGGTTGCCCCCAACAGTAAGCGTGCTGGCCCTGGTGAAGCGGGGGACACCTTCTGAGACTCGTCCTGAGGAGCTCGTGGACTCGCCAGCCAGCATGGTGCCGGGTGACAG GGCAGTCCGGGCTCTGTGTGACCACACTGCTGCAGGACCTGGCCAGCTGAGTTTCCAGCGTGGGGAAGTGCTTCGTGTCATTGCCACTGTGGATGAGGACTGGCTCTGCTGTGGGCGGGATGGTGTGGAGGGGCTGGTGCCTGTGGGGTACACCTCCCTGGTTCTGTAG